One segment of Dolichospermum sp. DET69 DNA contains the following:
- a CDS encoding cation:proton antiporter: MQEDFRLIVDLVLVFAVAAGGGLLAALLKQPVLLGYLIGGMVVGPSGLRLIKELIQVETLAQFGVAFLLFALGVEFSLTELKKVKAIALGGGTLQIILTILITVLVCGVTGAWGTLPAKGVFLGSILSLSSTAVVLKCLMERNETETPHGQVMLGILVVQDLALGLMLAVLPALHEPGEVIGIAVLMALLKIGLFAAGAVVAGIWLIPPLLRLFASTESKELFLLGVVTICLGIALFTESLGLSIEMGAFVAGLMISEVEYADETLTIVEPLRDIFASLFFVAIGMLIDPVFLWQNLELILGLVALVFVGKFLIITPLVMLFRYPLKTALITGLGLAQIGEFSFVLASEGQALGLVSRRIYLLILGTTAVTLILTPFILRLVPFLFDFAESMPWLKPYLVDDQVRDVSEDLPQKNHIVVCGYGRLGKNLVKLLQQYELPVVVIDQSESRIQQLRDAGIPYVYGNGVSLHVLETAGVSHAQGMAIVLPDSASIRLCLKRALEVCPELDTVVRATQDKNIELLYQLGAKEVVQPEFEASLEMATHLLITVGLLPEVVQQKMQQIRQDHYLDLRPESSAAEVSRYLQKVTRDLNRRWYDLPANSPLIGMTLEEVNMRYLTGVSLMAIRRVNGEEIDYPDSQTTFLLGDRLLVVGSDDELTALVEFAEGKITIK; encoded by the coding sequence GTGCAAGAAGATTTTCGCTTAATTGTTGACTTAGTTTTGGTGTTTGCTGTCGCCGCTGGTGGTGGATTATTAGCTGCACTGTTAAAACAACCCGTTTTACTGGGATATCTTATCGGTGGTATGGTTGTTGGTCCCTCTGGGCTGAGGCTGATTAAAGAACTTATCCAAGTGGAAACCTTGGCTCAGTTTGGTGTGGCGTTCTTGTTGTTTGCTTTAGGTGTAGAGTTTTCTTTGACGGAACTCAAGAAAGTGAAAGCGATCGCCCTGGGAGGTGGTACTTTACAAATTATCCTCACTATTCTGATCACTGTCTTGGTGTGCGGTGTCACCGGTGCTTGGGGAACTTTACCCGCTAAAGGTGTATTTTTGGGTTCGATTTTGTCTTTGTCTTCCACTGCTGTGGTTCTTAAATGCCTCATGGAACGCAATGAGACGGAAACACCCCACGGACAGGTAATGCTGGGGATTCTGGTTGTCCAGGATTTGGCTTTGGGATTAATGTTAGCTGTATTACCAGCCCTTCATGAACCAGGAGAAGTCATTGGTATCGCTGTGCTAATGGCATTGCTGAAAATTGGTTTATTTGCGGCTGGGGCAGTTGTGGCGGGGATTTGGTTAATTCCCCCTTTACTAAGATTATTCGCCAGTACGGAAAGCAAAGAGTTATTTTTATTAGGCGTAGTTACGATCTGTTTAGGAATTGCCCTATTTACAGAATCTTTAGGACTATCTATTGAAATGGGGGCATTTGTCGCCGGTTTAATGATTTCTGAAGTGGAATATGCTGATGAAACTTTGACTATTGTTGAACCTCTGCGGGATATATTTGCTAGTTTATTTTTTGTTGCCATTGGGATGTTAATTGACCCAGTATTTTTGTGGCAAAATCTGGAATTAATTCTCGGATTAGTCGCTTTAGTTTTTGTGGGTAAGTTTTTAATTATTACTCCTTTAGTAATGTTATTCCGCTATCCTTTGAAAACAGCTTTAATTACTGGTTTAGGACTGGCGCAAATTGGGGAATTTTCCTTTGTTCTCGCTAGTGAAGGTCAAGCTTTGGGTTTGGTTTCTCGGCGGATATATTTACTAATTTTAGGAACTACTGCTGTAACTTTAATCCTGACTCCTTTTATCTTGCGATTAGTCCCATTTTTATTCGATTTTGCTGAATCTATGCCTTGGCTAAAACCATATTTAGTAGATGATCAAGTTCGTGATGTTTCCGAAGATTTACCCCAGAAAAATCATATTGTAGTTTGTGGTTATGGACGACTGGGAAAGAATTTAGTCAAGTTATTACAACAATATGAATTACCTGTAGTAGTTATTGATCAATCAGAAAGTCGTATTCAACAGTTACGGGATGCAGGAATACCTTATGTTTATGGAAATGGTGTCAGTCTTCATGTTTTAGAAACTGCCGGAGTAAGTCATGCCCAAGGTATGGCGATTGTTCTTCCTGATTCTGCCAGTATTCGGTTATGTTTAAAACGGGCTTTGGAAGTATGTCCAGAATTAGATACAGTTGTCCGTGCTACCCAAGATAAAAATATTGAATTGCTTTATCAATTAGGGGCAAAGGAAGTCGTCCAGCCAGAATTTGAAGCTAGTTTAGAAATGGCTACTCATCTCTTAATTACTGTGGGTTTATTACCAGAAGTAGTACAACAGAAAATGCAGCAAATTCGCCAAGATCATTATTTGGATTTACGCCCTGAAAGTTCTGCTGCTGAAGTTTCTCGATATTTACAAAAAGTTACTCGTGATCTGAATCGCCGTTGGTATGACTTACCAGCAAATTCACCTTTGATTGGGATGACTTTAGAGGAAGTCAATATGCGTTATTTAACTGGGGTGAGTTTAATGGCTATTCGTCGCGTCAATGGGGAAGAAATTGATTATCCTGATAGTCAAACTACATTTCTTTTAGGCGATCGCTTATTAGTGGTAGGATCAGATGATGAATTAACAGCTTTAGTGGAATTTGCCGAGGGAAAAATCACTATTAAGTAA
- a CDS encoding RNA chaperone Hfq → MASNQFDTSLPSTRQVQRCIKEKVMVEFKLMTGDLITGRVFWQDHNCICIFDGNNEQITVWKQAIAYIKPLGDMVAERG, encoded by the coding sequence ATGGCAAGTAATCAATTTGATACGTCACTACCTAGCACTCGTCAAGTGCAAAGGTGTATTAAAGAAAAAGTAATGGTCGAATTTAAGTTAATGACTGGTGATTTGATCACAGGTCGTGTATTTTGGCAAGACCATAATTGTATATGTATTTTTGATGGTAATAATGAGCAAATTACAGTTTGGAAACAAGCGATCGCTTACATAAAACCATTAGGTGATATGGTAGCTGAAAGAGGTTAG
- a CDS encoding diaminopimelate epimerase, whose amino-acid sequence MAIEFTKYHGLGNDFILIDNRSSLTPVLTPAQAVQWCDRHFGIGADGVIFALPGQNGTDYTMRIFNSDGSEPEMCGNGIRCLAVFLTELEGIARTKDKYRIHTLAGVITPQLTDEGQVKVDMGEPRLLAGEIPTTLAPSEFQVINQPLEVAGKTWDVTCVSMGNPHCITFVEDVAAIDLENIGSQFENHPVFPKKTNTEFMEIVNRNYLKMRVWERGAGITLACGTGACASLVAGVLNDKCDRTATIELPGGPLEIEWSEIDNRIYMTGPAERVFTGKY is encoded by the coding sequence ATGGCAATCGAATTTACTAAGTACCACGGACTCGGTAATGATTTTATCCTCATTGATAACCGTTCCTCATTGACACCAGTATTGACACCCGCACAAGCAGTTCAGTGGTGCGATCGCCATTTTGGTATTGGAGCAGACGGTGTTATTTTCGCACTTCCTGGACAAAATGGCACGGATTACACCATGCGGATTTTTAACTCCGACGGTTCAGAACCAGAAATGTGTGGTAATGGAATTCGCTGTTTAGCGGTATTTTTGACAGAATTAGAAGGCATTGCCCGCACCAAAGATAAATATCGTATTCATACTTTAGCAGGTGTAATTACACCCCAACTCACAGATGAAGGTCAAGTAAAAGTAGATATGGGTGAACCCCGATTATTAGCAGGAGAAATTCCTACAACTTTAGCACCTAGTGAATTTCAAGTTATTAATCAACCCTTAGAAGTAGCTGGAAAAACCTGGGATGTTACCTGTGTGAGCATGGGAAATCCCCACTGTATTACCTTTGTCGAAGATGTCGCAGCCATTGATTTAGAAAACATTGGCTCCCAATTTGAAAATCATCCCGTATTTCCCAAAAAAACCAACACCGAATTTATGGAAATAGTCAATCGTAACTATTTGAAAATGCGAGTTTGGGAACGGGGGGCAGGAATTACCTTAGCTTGTGGGACAGGGGCTTGTGCATCCTTGGTAGCGGGAGTATTGAATGATAAATGCGATCGCACTGCTACTATCGAATTACCAGGTGGACCCCTAGAAATTGAATGGTCAGAAATTGACAACCGGATTTACATGACAGGCCCAGCAGAACGAGTATTCACAGGTAAATATTAA
- a CDS encoding histidine phosphatase family protein — protein sequence MTRVIIVRHGQSTYNIEKRIQGRTDASSLTEKGRNDAIQSGKALSSIAFDAIYSSPLQRAKSTAEIIGSQLAAQSAVIQIDEQLVEVDLPLWVGMTTSEVKDKFTEDYSTWKERPHEFRMLINEASGTKEHFPVLALYAQAKQFWQEILSQHQGETILIVGHNGINRALISTALGISPSRYHCLQQSNCGISILNFAGGLGEPVQLESMNQTQHLGETFPSLRPGHQGVRLLLVRHGETEWNRQGKFQGQIDIPLNDNGRNQAGKAAEFLKDVNIDFAVSSTMSRPKETAEIILKYHASLKLELFDGLREISHGLWEGKFESEIEQEFPGELESWRTIPAEVQMPEGENLEQVKKRSVADWNTIVKNAQAQPLQLGLVVAHDATNKTLLCHILGLSNENFWNFRQGNGAVSVIDYPDGIQGYPVLQAMNITGHLSNSVLDKTAAGAL from the coding sequence ATGACCCGTGTGATCATCGTGCGTCATGGTCAAAGTACCTACAATATAGAAAAACGTATTCAAGGACGGACAGATGCCTCATCATTAACCGAAAAAGGTCGTAATGATGCCATTCAATCAGGTAAAGCCCTTAGTAGTATTGCATTTGACGCTATTTATAGTAGTCCCCTCCAACGAGCCAAATCAACAGCCGAAATTATTGGTAGTCAATTAGCTGCACAATCTGCGGTTATTCAAATTGATGAACAGTTGGTAGAAGTTGATTTACCCCTGTGGGTAGGAATGACGACAAGTGAAGTCAAAGACAAGTTTACAGAAGATTACAGTACCTGGAAAGAACGTCCCCACGAATTCAGAATGCTTATCAATGAAGCATCAGGAACTAAAGAACATTTCCCCGTACTGGCTTTATATGCCCAAGCCAAACAGTTTTGGCAAGAAATTCTCTCCCAACATCAAGGCGAAACCATCCTGATTGTTGGTCATAATGGCATTAATCGCGCCTTAATTAGCACAGCTTTGGGAATTTCCCCCAGTCGCTACCATTGTTTACAACAATCTAACTGTGGAATTAGTATCTTGAATTTTGCAGGTGGTTTAGGTGAACCAGTGCAGTTAGAATCCATGAATCAAACCCAACATCTGGGTGAAACTTTTCCTTCCTTGCGTCCTGGTCATCAAGGGGTAAGATTATTATTAGTCCGTCACGGTGAAACTGAATGGAATCGTCAAGGTAAGTTTCAAGGACAAATTGATATTCCCCTTAATGATAATGGCAGAAACCAAGCCGGAAAAGCCGCAGAATTTCTCAAAGACGTAAATATTGACTTTGCTGTTAGTAGCACCATGTCCCGTCCCAAAGAAACAGCGGAAATTATCTTAAAGTATCATGCTAGTTTAAAACTAGAATTATTTGATGGTTTAAGAGAAATTAGTCATGGACTTTGGGAAGGAAAATTTGAATCAGAAATTGAGCAAGAATTTCCTGGAGAATTAGAAAGTTGGCGGACAATACCCGCCGAAGTGCAAATGCCAGAAGGGGAAAATTTAGAACAAGTAAAAAAACGTAGTGTTGCCGATTGGAATACCATAGTTAAAAATGCTCAAGCGCAGCCATTACAACTAGGATTAGTAGTAGCCCATGATGCCACTAATAAAACCTTGTTGTGCCATATTCTCGGTTTATCCAATGAGAATTTCTGGAATTTCCGTCAAGGTAATGGGGCTGTGAGTGTCATTGATTATCCTGATGGTATTCAAGGTTATCCAGTGCTGCAAGCCATGAATATTACCGGACATTTAAGTAATAGCGTTCTTGATAAAACTGCCGCCGGGGCGTTATAA
- a CDS encoding DUF29 domain-containing protein, whose protein sequence is MQTLCPFLYDEDFNLWVESTIELLQQKRFDELDIENLISEVETMGNNDKKSVKSNLRILLMHLLKWQYQPDKRTNIWRTTIKEHRNRLEDDFANSPSLNNYFLEIFDECYQKARDLASSETGLSLTVFPVQCPFDIHLVIKSDFFPN, encoded by the coding sequence ATGCAAACTTTATGCCCTTTTCTCTATGACGAAGATTTTAATTTATGGGTTGAATCAACTATTGAATTATTACAACAAAAAAGATTTGATGAATTAGATATTGAGAATCTGATTTCCGAAGTAGAAACTATGGGTAATAATGATAAAAAATCAGTTAAAAGTAACTTACGAATATTATTAATGCACCTGTTAAAATGGCAATATCAACCAGATAAACGCACAAATATTTGGCGGACAACCATTAAGGAACATCGTAACCGATTAGAAGATGATTTTGCCAATAGTCCCAGCTTAAATAATTATTTTTTAGAAATATTTGATGAATGTTATCAAAAAGCCAGAGATTTAGCATCATCAGAAACTGGTTTATCTCTGACTGTATTTCCTGTTCAATGTCCTTTTGATATTCATCTTGTGATCAAATCTGACTTTTTCCCAAATTAA
- a CDS encoding murein transglycosylase A, translated as MRKNLTLLALSLGIAFINPLSSVVAQAPNSQPITIPVTPEVPPAVLPALEPIDLDSVCTPQNCLGFDEQLWGRGGDKQALLTSIDNSLGYLARNKAVEAYQNYPIKGITLNRVRRSLVRFRQLVVSSRSAAELQAAVRREFVFYQSVGNDGKGTVKFTAYYEPVYIASRVRTALYKYPLYRLPPDFQKWPKPHPKRIDLEGKNGLLGDKSKLRGSEIVWFSNRLDPYMVHIQGSAQIKLTNGQKTSVGYAGGTDYAWTSIGKELAKDGKLPLSGLTMPKLITYFRQHPKELSNYLPRWERFVFFEETNGTAATGSLLVPVTPERSIATDKSVMPPGALALIINSFPYPTSNGKLEPRLVNRFVLDQDTGSAIKGPGRVDYFIGSGQLAGDRAGISGGNGLLFYLLLKE; from the coding sequence ATGAGAAAAAACTTGACTTTGCTGGCCTTAAGCCTGGGAATTGCCTTTATAAATCCACTTTCCTCAGTTGTAGCTCAAGCTCCTAATTCGCAGCCAATTACAATACCAGTAACCCCTGAAGTACCACCAGCAGTATTACCAGCACTCGAACCCATTGATTTAGACAGTGTTTGTACACCCCAAAATTGCTTGGGTTTTGACGAACAGCTTTGGGGTAGAGGAGGGGATAAACAAGCTCTGCTAACTTCAATAGATAATAGTTTGGGCTATTTGGCCAGGAATAAAGCCGTTGAAGCTTATCAAAATTATCCAATTAAGGGAATTACCCTAAATCGGGTCCGTCGGAGTTTGGTACGCTTTCGGCAACTTGTTGTTAGTTCTAGGTCAGCGGCTGAACTACAAGCTGCTGTGCGTCGGGAGTTTGTCTTTTATCAGTCTGTTGGCAATGATGGGAAGGGAACTGTTAAGTTCACAGCGTATTATGAACCTGTGTATATTGCCAGCCGAGTTAGAACTGCTTTATACAAGTATCCTCTTTATCGTCTGCCACCAGATTTTCAGAAATGGCCAAAACCTCATCCCAAACGGATTGATTTGGAAGGCAAAAATGGGTTGCTAGGGGATAAAAGTAAGTTACGAGGGTCAGAAATTGTCTGGTTTAGTAATCGTTTAGATCCATACATGGTTCATATCCAAGGTTCTGCCCAAATTAAATTAACTAATGGGCAAAAAACCTCTGTTGGTTATGCGGGAGGAACTGATTATGCTTGGACATCTATCGGTAAAGAACTAGCAAAAGATGGCAAACTGCCACTTAGCGGTTTAACTATGCCTAAGTTAATTACTTATTTCCGTCAACATCCCAAAGAATTAAGTAATTATTTACCTCGTTGGGAAAGATTTGTTTTCTTTGAAGAAACTAATGGTACAGCAGCTACAGGTAGTCTTCTTGTCCCTGTCACCCCGGAACGTTCCATTGCTACAGATAAATCTGTCATGCCACCGGGCGCACTGGCACTGATTATCAATTCATTTCCTTATCCTACTAGTAATGGCAAACTAGAACCGCGTCTAGTTAATCGTTTTGTATTAGATCAGGATACAGGCAGTGCAATTAAAGGACCAGGAAGAGTAGATTATTTCATAGGTTCGGGTCAACTAGCAGGCGATCGCGCTGGTATTTCTGGCGGCAATGGTTTACTATTCTATTTACTACTCAAAGAATAG
- a CDS encoding NADAR family protein translates to MTIYFYKVSQSYGCFSNFSPHSINIDGTDWLTVEHYYQAQKFVGSPDAPIIPLIHAAVSPEQAAALGRCPSRRFRPDWELVKTQVMRIGVLQKFITHADIREILLITGDEMLIENSPTDCFWGCGANHTGENHLGKILMSVRAEIRSQFLKR, encoded by the coding sequence ATGACTATTTACTTTTATAAGGTTTCCCAGTCCTATGGTTGTTTTTCTAACTTTTCTCCCCACAGTATTAACATTGACGGTACTGACTGGCTAACCGTTGAGCATTATTATCAAGCACAAAAGTTTGTTGGTAGTCCCGATGCTCCCATTATACCTTTAATTCACGCTGCTGTTAGTCCTGAACAGGCTGCTGCTTTAGGGCGTTGTCCCTCTCGTCGTTTCCGTCCAGATTGGGAATTGGTGAAAACTCAAGTTATGCGGATTGGGGTACTACAAAAATTTATCACTCATGCTGATATTAGGGAAATATTATTAATTACAGGTGATGAAATGCTTATAGAAAATTCCCCTACAGACTGTTTCTGGGGCTGTGGTGCAAATCATACAGGAGAAAATCATCTCGGTAAAATCCTCATGAGTGTACGTGCAGAAATCCGCTCACAATTCTTGAAAAGATGA
- a CDS encoding DUF4129 domain-containing protein has translation MSTDAFEQTNWAWKFSLLQQQIGEWLEYQFSQFQKTLPALPPGWSISPWLSDLLRILFWLGLGLFVVWIGWRLWQEFNPYIYGWLNAINNSSGSRAKADSRETSIALLLNQAQEFHRQHNYTEACRCLYLAMLQQLHEQAITLQQPSRTDGEYLQLLKSSVTLIQPYQTLITTHEQLCFSNNEILAENYQQCWQAYQQIFQR, from the coding sequence ATGTCTACAGATGCTTTTGAACAAACAAATTGGGCATGGAAGTTTTCTTTACTCCAACAACAAATAGGGGAATGGCTAGAATACCAATTTTCCCAGTTTCAAAAAACTTTACCAGCATTACCTCCTGGTTGGTCAATCAGTCCTTGGTTAAGTGATTTACTAAGAATCTTGTTTTGGCTAGGATTGGGTTTATTTGTGGTGTGGATAGGTTGGCGATTATGGCAAGAATTTAATCCTTATATTTACGGTTGGCTGAATGCAATTAATAATTCTTCGGGTTCTAGAGCCAAAGCTGATTCTAGGGAAACATCAATTGCTTTGTTGTTAAACCAAGCCCAGGAATTTCATCGGCAGCATAATTACACAGAGGCTTGTCGTTGTCTTTATTTAGCAATGTTGCAGCAATTGCATGAACAAGCGATCACCCTTCAACAACCCAGCCGTACAGATGGAGAATATCTACAATTACTTAAATCCTCCGTTACTCTTATTCAACCATATCAAACATTAATTACTACTCATGAACAATTGTGCTTTAGTAATAATGAGATATTGGCAGAAAATTATCAACAGTGTTGGCAAGCATATCAACAAATCTTCCAGCGATAA
- a CDS encoding DUF4350 domain-containing protein — protein sequence MKRNQRVAWLGAIVLTVIILLTTVAAPNTQITSGSTYSRAPDGYGAWYAFMQDQNISIQRWQKPFSDLPTTKNPVTLIQVNSTLKDIETYPQQEEWVKKGNNLVILGIKQPVTAAAFSTQHQSTWGKVKIDTSRRHNTSSEEQVTLGDKFGAVVWQKKSGKGKVILVTTSYLAANAYQNNDSNFKLLAELVSKNSQKVFVDEYIHGYKDKDTKKAAGENSVFNYFAKTPLLPAFIQLIVLLLVLIWAENRRFGKPLTLEIPVIDNSQAYIQALAGVLQKAESSDFVVEMLGKEEQIQLQQSLGLSKIPLDNQVLLKIWEEQTGNSSEKLNALLQLPLQKRRITEQELISWLEKWRNLRETKKTL from the coding sequence ATGAAACGCAATCAGCGTGTTGCTTGGTTGGGTGCGATAGTCTTAACTGTGATTATCTTACTGACTACTGTAGCAGCCCCAAATACCCAAATAACTAGTGGTTCTACTTATAGCCGCGCTCCTGATGGTTATGGTGCGTGGTATGCCTTTATGCAAGACCAAAATATTAGTATTCAACGTTGGCAAAAACCATTTAGTGATTTACCAACAACAAAAAACCCTGTGACATTAATACAAGTTAACAGCACCCTCAAAGATATAGAAACATATCCACAACAAGAAGAATGGGTAAAAAAAGGTAATAATTTAGTAATTTTGGGAATTAAACAACCAGTAACAGCAGCAGCATTTAGTACCCAACATCAATCAACTTGGGGAAAAGTAAAGATTGATACCAGTCGCCGACATAACACCTCAAGTGAGGAACAAGTCACCCTAGGAGACAAATTTGGGGCAGTGGTGTGGCAGAAAAAATCCGGCAAAGGAAAAGTAATTTTAGTAACAACATCATATTTAGCTGCCAATGCTTATCAAAACAACGACAGCAATTTTAAATTATTAGCAGAGTTAGTCAGCAAAAATAGTCAAAAAGTATTTGTAGACGAATATATACATGGCTATAAAGACAAAGATACTAAAAAAGCAGCGGGAGAAAACAGTGTATTCAATTATTTTGCAAAAACTCCCCTATTGCCAGCCTTTATCCAGCTAATTGTCCTATTATTGGTACTCATTTGGGCAGAAAATCGCCGCTTTGGTAAACCACTGACTTTAGAAATACCCGTCATAGATAATAGTCAGGCTTATATCCAAGCATTAGCGGGAGTCCTCCAAAAAGCAGAATCTAGTGATTTTGTTGTTGAAATGCTAGGAAAAGAAGAACAAATACAACTCCAGCAATCTTTGGGTTTGAGTAAAATTCCCCTAGACAATCAGGTTTTACTGAAAATCTGGGAAGAACAAACAGGAAATAGTTCAGAAAAACTTAATGCACTATTACAACTACCATTACAAAAACGCCGAATAACTGAACAAGAACTGATAAGCTGGTTGGAGAAATGGCGTAACTTACGAGAAACTAAAAAAACATTATAA
- a CDS encoding MoxR family ATPase → MNETNNSVLINLKKAINQIVVGQPALIKQTLIALLAGGHIILEGVPGTGKTLLVKVLAQLIQSDFRRIQLTPDVLPSDITGTNIFDLNTRDFTLKKGPVFTEILLADEINRTPPKTQAALLEAMEEMQVTLDGESLPLPDLFWVIATQNPLEFEGTYPLPEAQLDRFLFKLIVDYPEQAAEKQMLLNRQSGFTAKRSDIANLKPITTIADILEARQAVKEVQVSESIVDYLLEIVRKSRQYPDLALGASPRAAGAWLQTSQAAAWLSGRNFVTPDDVKSVASPLLRHRLLLKPEAMLDGLQIDTVVAAVINQIPVPR, encoded by the coding sequence ATGAATGAAACTAATAATTCCGTCTTAATTAATCTCAAAAAAGCAATTAATCAAATTGTTGTCGGCCAACCTGCTCTAATTAAACAGACATTAATTGCCTTATTAGCAGGTGGACACATCATTTTAGAAGGAGTTCCTGGCACAGGAAAAACTCTCTTAGTTAAAGTATTGGCACAGTTAATTCAATCCGATTTTCGTCGCATTCAACTAACTCCAGATGTTTTACCATCAGATATTACAGGTACGAATATTTTTGATTTAAATACCCGCGATTTTACTTTGAAAAAAGGGCCAGTATTTACGGAAATACTTTTAGCCGATGAAATTAATCGCACTCCTCCTAAAACCCAAGCTGCACTCTTGGAAGCAATGGAAGAAATGCAAGTTACCCTCGACGGGGAAAGTTTACCATTACCTGATTTATTTTGGGTAATAGCCACACAAAACCCTTTAGAATTTGAAGGAACTTATCCCTTACCAGAAGCACAGTTAGATCGGTTTTTATTTAAGTTAATTGTTGATTATCCAGAACAAGCAGCCGAAAAACAAATGTTATTAAATCGGCAGTCTGGTTTTACTGCTAAACGCTCGGATATTGCTAACTTAAAACCTATAACCACAATAGCTGATATTTTGGAAGCCAGACAAGCTGTAAAAGAAGTTCAAGTATCAGAATCAATAGTTGATTATTTATTAGAAATTGTCAGAAAATCTCGTCAATATCCTGATTTAGCTTTAGGTGCATCTCCTCGCGCTGCTGGTGCTTGGTTGCAAACTTCTCAAGCTGCTGCTTGGTTATCAGGCAGGAATTTCGTTACCCCAGATGATGTAAAATCAGTGGCTTCACCCTTATTACGTCATCGCTTATTATTGAAACCCGAAGCAATGTTAGATGGTTTACAAATTGATACAGTAGTTGCAGCAGTAATTAATCAAATTCCTGTTCCCAGATAA
- a CDS encoding DUF58 domain-containing protein, with the protein MIPAKKVYFLLIAGIFIAPILSMIVGIFPTIIITCLFDLTVFILMVVDGWGMKANRVQITRELPSRLSIGRDNPVILKVQGGKIDTVIKIRDYYPAEFAVSTTTVTGNINANQNQELTYTVYPNQRGEFAWGNMQVRQLGMWGLVWHDWQIPQSTQVKVYPDLVGLRSLSIRLTLQSSGSIRKIRQMGIGTEFAELRNYRSGDDLRFIDWKATARRSYGNTGPLVRVLEPEQEQTLLILLDRGRLMTAKVQGLQRFDWGLNTTLSLALAGLHRGDRVGIGVFDNKLHTWIPPERGQNHLNQLIDKLTPIQPELLESDYLGAVTHVVKQQTRRALVVIITDLVDITASSELLAALTRLAPRYLPFCVTLRDPQVDNLAHTFTEDATQSYVRAVALDLLAQRQLAFAQLKQKGVLVLDAPANQISEQLVDKYLQLKARNQL; encoded by the coding sequence ATGATTCCAGCGAAAAAAGTTTATTTTTTATTAATTGCGGGCATATTTATTGCCCCAATTCTATCTATGATTGTGGGAATTTTCCCAACCATCATCATCACTTGTTTATTTGATCTAACCGTTTTCATCTTAATGGTAGTTGATGGTTGGGGAATGAAAGCAAACCGAGTGCAAATTACCCGCGAATTACCATCACGTTTATCCATTGGTAGAGATAATCCAGTTATATTAAAAGTCCAAGGTGGGAAAATTGATACAGTTATTAAAATCCGCGATTATTACCCCGCAGAATTTGCTGTTTCTACAACCACAGTTACAGGTAATATTAATGCTAATCAAAACCAAGAATTAACTTACACTGTTTACCCAAATCAACGAGGAGAGTTTGCTTGGGGAAATATGCAAGTGCGACAATTAGGAATGTGGGGGTTAGTGTGGCATGATTGGCAAATTCCCCAAAGTACACAGGTGAAAGTATATCCTGATTTAGTGGGTTTGCGATCGCTCTCCATTCGTCTAACATTGCAATCATCAGGTTCTATCCGCAAAATTCGGCAAATGGGTATAGGTACAGAATTTGCAGAATTGCGAAACTATCGCAGCGGTGACGATTTACGATTTATTGATTGGAAAGCTACCGCTAGACGTAGTTATGGAAATACAGGGCCATTAGTCAGAGTTTTAGAACCAGAACAAGAACAAACATTATTGATATTACTAGATCGTGGCAGATTGATGACGGCAAAAGTTCAAGGTTTGCAACGATTTGACTGGGGTTTAAATACTACATTATCTTTAGCACTAGCAGGATTACACAGAGGCGATCGCGTTGGAATTGGTGTATTTGACAACAAATTGCATACGTGGATACCTCCAGAACGCGGACAAAATCATCTCAATCAACTCATTGATAAACTCACCCCCATTCAACCAGAATTACTCGAATCTGATTATTTAGGCGCTGTTACCCACGTCGTCAAACAACAAACCAGGAGGGCGCTTGTCGTCATCATTACGGACTTAGTTGATATCACCGCATCTTCCGAACTTCTGGCTGCTCTTACCAGACTAGCTCCCCGCTATTTACCCTTTTGCGTCACTCTCCGCGATCCTCAAGTTGACAATTTAGCACACACCTTTACGGAAGATGCTACACAATCTTATGTTCGCGCAGTTGCATTAGATTTATTAGCACAAAGACAGCTTGCTTTTGCCCAATTAAAACAAAAAGGAGTATTAGTTCTTGACGCACCAGCAAATCAAATTTCCGAACAATTAGTTGATAAATATTTACAACTTAAAGCCAGAAATCAGCTTTGA